The following proteins come from a genomic window of Diprion similis isolate iyDipSimi1 chromosome 8, iyDipSimi1.1, whole genome shotgun sequence:
- the LOC124409204 gene encoding uncharacterized protein LOC124409204 isoform X6 yields the protein MDNKKTGSEAVNTFVPNATDATMSLVLQLGTVEKTPEEVSNNNTSVLPQELTASIPTISGVIGKPLVAAGNCNNKTQNLQQNLKTVNITTVAAGSALPPTVKPVTVTYPVNRTVRDAQRIGGTQTNTTQVLTTRVISQKLPQSTYQIHPTSLPLNSAAHAVHLPIKSLHSPGTNVPKIQSLPSPTVPQTATVQTKISVTPPNVVQTKQQPTTITNLQPAMHQKLQVSTQQILSTSGIKTITTTSVPNVQRIQVKSQGIGGKSQTVNLQKVKTITNVNNQTGQRGGNLPRIQTVPKSQVITTPTTQTVQVSMSQVMNSANMQRIQQVNSSNVQQQQQQQQQQQQQQQQHVQKVNQPLNVGNVQKVTQVFNNQKVQTQVITNTAGHGVQKVQHSGLQQVQHMPQKRAQRATHKGLGVQKQQQPATMNNFSKTVNSVAGIQKIQTNAQQQQKNNMQTTQQQRPQTMEVLQKSQTLATVNSNKTQSVPNITKSNSVPNISKLQHNQNLRNVAKQQIASQQHQQQQQQQQQQQKVHTPQLSQLQQQLMHQTSQSQQQQHQTSQPLQQQQQQQHIVQKQQQQINVVSQTQKCQSGTGVQQKVATITSVPNNQRVQATTNSKAQQQQQQQQTQMVLRVGPQKNQSQNMQPGKLKPVSQKMINNVKPLNQQNVVQQSNRTVNSQPVKIIQQQQQNIIGPQNTQKQPGCIKTIPPQKPAQRNHVQKMSGIKTSLNTNLSSLKGQGTLSSIAQQKTCIKTLLPQQPGGPNVSSHKNQPVKIQQQTIQQKQLVITAQHPQQTRAQTGQIKTLLPVASVDTRRESENKNETEAYSAKDDSTQPDPQSPVRRMPLPYECLQFVLQDHNYGAPPPRTPPPASPPPHPKQQPINGGTSSATASQHPFIYGQPVSSKNVEDDAGSAISSEAGREAEPEGEETETAPEGEGDDEDSVTRCICDFEHDDGYMICCDRCLVWQHVDCMGIDRSNIPDEYLCEMCRPRRVDRQRARALQLRKREELLNSDTSSDSSSTSSADTDVGVNPVQKKRAPQQQQQQQQHQQAQQQQQQQQQQQQQQQQQPPQQPTLRRKSDPPPQVRRLSTNNNNNNVAKRQRRDPHPRQSSAVRKKETVKRGLGKRKTKRRMSLEDREEDTQDAWGTNMAPLRQWIERYEEAVTNHYSPELRARISSIKVNGAHGDLRQSNMNAAATGKCRLNVHSNNLRFLVATMYLPPNTPVVELRGKYMLSTQHRPSHPQGRQHAQRPGPFVFFYRLPRDGTEVCVDTRTYGNDARFVRRSCKPNAEVKHCIEKGTLHLYIVTTTNIEKNAEITIKHEQHDIMLSPNSNLPIAPLICACNNTRECQVATMGQPSRRGSNGALAENADGRERRRRGRRNTMCEDSDSLSAVSSTSVTQTTPTPAPVPTTAPPRRTITNVNVSATVTRQVAKEELPITVQQPLTSPSTTPSQAPETNKKDKKKMTREERKMEAIMKAFERLEKAEQRKQEVQARNAQRKESGGTHSDNEESQVTSAPPLKQKSQNTERPIRRKRRKGRARTTSSSHSQQSRCRTRLNSADSDISSGEESNSLQSPPLPNQSYPPIRGMPSYTSHLHTPTKDVTDCGNVGAVSHHGIPTAAGLLLALANSNIPGPSSPPLQQPAPIKSPTCDSGASSSSQSSTPSTPLSSACLLVAAAVGPLAPGFKFPKTKKVLMNEWLKESPDPPQTHIPQISPIPAVPPAPLNNPVNQLNKPTDFLSPTDPSPEFLTQSYAAKSLATLVQAANSVSGICDSPPQRRQTIPGNSSCSGSTGSAKKRWLRQAISEECDSPNSRPESPPNEIVAAPPKKRRIARESLSSDNYTPPTTPTLLTSEQPTLSQPTCHNEDEFVDMPQSPINESSTPNLEYGQDNVKDEVDSESETVDVNEMKEKIEFSTSKFDNPQSALCIKDEEDDEPMPMVKSESILPVKALSNEFVKDEKPLKNSQSPCKSEPAVIKNEISEAQLMSVNKTEPTKVKDEQTEHQGESQNIKREPISLKKEPQVVLIEKGTVEIIDQNEPDTEMEDLSSPIAAMESDAVLKQRAAEMRLEFSGSIAEIVNIASENEKSDDDRKFENNRSDEVKSDDNMSIDEFDVEAQMMKITGDDGNDYKEKVDTSSEKDKSMDGIEGLMESSKEDSESEDRDMDDLKEESISFKEFHINSEMRAFKEFEKKTEKRDFIDFEIKQTTNRDNFEPPKVDNLIESVTSSEESILESTSSNIDVESIADAPQIQFPIPPLSERIRKKPEQTQPAKLQLDFEASIIESTIEIEAGNASIEDEQKSMLSSALRELLEAKIDVDSEPVKMEISNEEMNVISSEDQMDRISCTNPVKNDDDIVKSEKHPARVENVSARVEESVSNEPKRLKDPRTIMPTDMPAPPALKPEMPAPVKRKLSISEYRKRKQQSTGTPPEPEPEPSTDTLSERGGARGRSDSASSGTSSLSSDEEGNSKVPLDLPSLTTLPLFINVDSDEKKGGEEGVMGWSAAPTLVERQRENLTERLKREFGLFLSDDEEERARKQGLTAEAILKARKLSPSAHTPIPIAATVYPSPQLPPQPYIPPPGSAPIHFPQFQAKPVPVQYSNFAVPQAVSQPIYPSAAAQPLPNKQQTQQFLIPQAPPGSNPYPPQFVPSSSAVPAQRFPTAPPPPPPPPPPPLPPTAQFFPPPSQAQKTFFNHPAPRT from the exons aacaaaatttaaaaactgttAACATCACGACGGTAGCAGCTGGCTCTGCATTACCGCCTACTGTGAAACCTGTAACTGTTACTTACCCGGTAAACAGGACTGTCAGAGATGCCCAGAGAATCGGAGGTACGCAGACCAACACTACACAAGTCTTAACTACTCGGGTTATTTCACAGAAACTACCACAATCCACTTACCAAATACATCCGACTTCTTTACCATTGAATTCTGCTGCACACGCTGTTCATTTACCAATAAAATCATTGCACTCACCTGGCACCAATGTACCTAAGATCCAATCTTTGCCGTCTCCGACGGTTCCTCAAACTGCAACTGTTCAAACTAAAATCTCGGTCACGCCGCCAAATGTTGTTCAAACTAAACAGCAGCCGACCACAATAACAAACTTGCAGCCGGCCATGCATCAGAAATTACAAGTTTCTACGCAACAAATTTTGAGTACATCTGGTATCAAAACGATCACTACAACATCCGTGCCAAATGTGCAAAGGATACAAGTGAAGTCCCAAGGTATCGGTGGAAAATCACAAACTGTTAATTTACAGAAGGTCAAAACAATTACCAATGTAAACAATCAAACCGGGCAGCGAGGAGGCAACTTACCGAGAATACAAACTGTACCCAAGTCCCAAGTAATCACCACTCCCACAACTCAAACCGTGCAAGTTTCAATGAGCCAAGTAATGAACAGTGCAAATATGCAAAGAATACAGCAGGTTAATTCTTCCAAtgtacaacaacaacaacaacaacaacaacaacaacaacaacaacaacaacaacacgtGCAAAAAGTTAATCAACCATTGAACGTTGGCAATGTGCAAAAGGTGACGCAAGTATTTAACAATCAGAAAGTTCAAACTCAAGTGATAACCAATACGGCAGGCCATGGTGTTCAAAAAGTACAACATTCCGGACTGCAACAAGTACAACATATGCCACAAAAAAGGGCTCAGAGAGCCACTCATAAAGGACTCGGTGTACAAAAGCAGCAGCAACCTGCtacaatgaataatttttcaaaaactgtcaACTCTGTAGCTGGTATACAGAAGATACAAACGAATGCCCaacagcagcagaaaaataatatgcaaACAACACAACAGCAGAGGCCACAGACCATGGAGGTTCTTCAAAAATCTCAAACACTTGCGACGGTAAATTCGAACAAAACGCAATCTGTACCTAATATCACAAAAAGTAACAGCGTTCCAAATATTTCTAAGCTGCAGCACAATCAAAATTTACGTAATGTCGCCAAGCAGCAAATTGCTAGCCAACAAcatcaacagcagcagcagcagcagcaacaacaacaaaaagttCATACTCCTCAACTATCTCAGCTACAGCAACAACTGATGCATCAAACCTCGCAAtcacagcaacagcagcatcaAACCTCGCAACCActacaacagcagcaacaacagcagcataTTGTACAAAAGCAACAGCAACAAATAAATGTTGTTTCCCAAACACAAAAGTGTCAATCTGGTACTGGAGTACAACAAAAAGTGGCCACTATTACGTCTGTTCCAAACAATCAGAGGGTACAGGCAACTACCAATTCAAAAGcccaacagcagcaacaacaacaacaaactcAAATGGTGCTAAGGGTTGGTCCACAGAAAAATCAATCTCAGAACATGCAGCCAGGAAAATTGAAGCCTGTTTCTCAGAAAATGATCAACAACGTCAAGCCTTTGAACCAGCAAAATGTTGTACAGCAATCGAATCGTACAGTAAACTCCCAGccagtgaaaataattcaacagcagcaacaaaaTATCATTGGCCCTCAAAATACCCAGAAACAGCCGGGGTGCATTAAAACTATACCGCCTCAAAAGCCTGCGCAAAGAAATCATGTGCAAAAGATGTCCGGTATCAAGACATCTTTGAATACTAATTTAAGCTCTTTGAAAGGACAGGGAACACTATCATCAATTGCACAGCAGAAAACTTGTATTAAAACCTTACTTCCTCAACAACCTGGCGGGCCAAATGTGTCATCCCATAAAAATCAACCTGTCAAGATTCAACAGCAAACAATACAGCAAAAACAACTTGTCATTACTGCTCAACATCCACAGCAGACGAGAGCCCAGACTGGTCAAATTAAAACACTCCTACCAGTCGCGAGCGTAGACACTCGCAGAGAGAGTGAAAACAA AAATGAGACTGAAGCTTACTCAGCAAAAGATGACAGCACACAACCGGATCCTCAATCTCCAGTACGAAGAATGCCACTTCCATACGAG TGTCTCCAGTTTGTCCTACAAGACCACAACTACGGCGCACCTCCACCGAGAACACCTCCCCCAGCATCGCCTCCACCACATCCTAAACAACAGCCCATCAATGGTGGAACAAGTTCTGCTACAGCGTCTCAGCATCCTTTCATTTATGGACAAC CAGTGAGCAGTAAGAATGTTGAAGACGATGCAGGTAGTGCGATAAGCAGTGAGGCTGGACGAGAGGCAGAACCAGAAGGTGAAGAAACTGAGACAGCACCAGAAGGCGAGGGAGATGACGAAGATAGTGTGACAAGATGCATTTG tGATTTCGAACATGATGATGGATACATGATCTGCTGTGATCGTTGCTT AGTTTGGCAACACGTTGATTGCATGGGCATAGATCGATCTAACATACCTGATGAATATCTATGCGAAATGTGTCGGCCACGCCGTGTCGATAGACAGAGAGCACGCGCGCTGCAACTTCGAAAGCGTGAGGAGCTTCTGAATTCAGACACATCTTCCGATTCGTCGTCTACCAGCTCAGCTGATACTGACGTTGGCGTAAATCCAGTACAGAAGAAGCGGGCTCctcagcagcaacagcagcaacaacaacatcagcaagcccagcagcagcagcagcaacaacaacagcaacaa cagcagcaacaacaacaaccaccACAGCAACCGACTTTGAGAAGAAAATCTGATCCTCCGCCACAAGTCAGACGATTGAGTactaacaacaataataataatgttgcaAAGCGACAAAGAAGAGATCCTCATCCAAGGCAGAGTAGCGCAGTGCGTAAAAAGGAAACTGTCAAACGCGGCCTCGGCAAAAGAAAGACTAAGAGGCGAATGAGCCTAGAGGATAGAGAGGAGGATACACAAGATGCATGGGGAACTAACATGGCTCCTTTGAGACAGTGGATAGAGCGGTATGAAGAGGCAGTAACCAATCATTACAGTCCTGAACTTCGGGCTAGGATATCCAGCATCAAAGTCAATGGAGCTCATGGTGATTTGAGGCAGAGCAATATGAATGCTGCTGCGACTGGAAAGTGTAGGCTTAACGTGCATAGTAATAACCTGAGA TTCCTGGTTGCCACTATGTATTTGCCACCGAACACTCCAGTCGTTGAACTTCGTGGGAAATACATGCTGAGTACCCAGCACAGGCCTTCGCATCCGCAAGGTCGACAACACGCACAGAGACCAGGAccttttgtgtttttttaccGATTGCCACGCGACGGGACAGAAGTTTGTGTTGATACAAGAACTTATGGTAACGACGCGAGGTTCGTTCGTAGAAGTTGTAAACCGAACGCCGAGGTGAAACATTGCATAGAAAAAGGAACATTGCATTTGTACATTGTCACAACAacaaatatcgaaaaaaatgctgaaatcacAATCAAGCATGAGCAGCACGATATAATGCTCTCTCCGAATTCAAATTTACCTATTGCACCACTTATTTGTGCTTGCAACAATACGCGAGAATGTCAAGTCGCAACTATGGGACAACCAAGTAGACGAGGAAGCAATGGAGCTCTTGCAGAAAATGCCGA TGGTAGAGAAAGAAGACGGCGAGGCAGAAGAAACACAATGTGTGAAGATAGTGATTCCTTGTCTGCAGTTTCTAGTACAAGTGTTACTCAGACAACCCCAACACCTGCGCCAGTACCAACCACGGCTCCTCCTCGAAGAACTATCACAAATGTTAATGTAAGTGCAACAGTGACACGTCAGGTAGCTAAAGAAGAACTGCCAATCACAGTGCAGCAGCCTCTTACTTCGCCTTCGACTACACCGTCGCAAGCGCCGGAGACAAATAAgaaggataaaaagaaaatgacgaGAGAAGAGCGTAAGATGGAAGCGATCATGAAGGCTTTTGAAAGATTGGAAAAAGCAGAGCAAAGGAAACAGGAAGTTCAGGCAAGAAATGCCCAGAGAAAAGAATCTGGTGGTACGCATAGTGACAACGAGGAAAGTCAAGTTACTTCCGCTCCtccgttgaaacaaaaatcccAAAACACGGAAAGGCCTATTCGACGAAAGAGGAGAAAGGGTCGCGCGCGAACAACCAGTAGTTCTCATTCGCAGCAAAGCAGATGCAGGACAAGATTAAATTCGGCAGACTCTGATATATCCTCGGGGGAAGAGAGCAATTCTCTGCAGTCACCACCTCTTCCTAATCAGAGTTACCCACCAATACGGGGAATGCCTTCTTACACTTCTCATCTTCACACTCCAACGAAAGATGTGACGGATTGCGGCAACGTTGGAGCTGTCAGTCATCATGGAATTCCAACAGCTGCTGGCCTGCTACTTGCTTTGGCAAATTCTAACATACCAGGGCCGAGTTCTCCACCTCTCCAGCAGCCGGCTCCAATCAAGAGTCCTACATGCGATAGCGGCGCCAGTAGCAGCTCCCAAAGCTCAACTCCATCTACCCCTTTGTCTTCCGCTTGTTTACTGGTCGCAGCAGCTGTCGGGCCGTTGGCGCCAGGTTTCAAGTTTCCAAAAACTAAGAAAGTCCTGATGAATGAGTGGCTGAAAGAATCTCCAGATCCGCCTCAAACCCATATTCCTCAGATATCTCCGATACCTGCTGTGCCTCCAGCACCATTAAACAATCCTGTCAATCAATTGAACAAGCCGACCGACTTTTTATCACCAACCGATCCATCGCCTGAATTTCTCACTCAAAGTTACGCAGCTAAAAGTTTGGCCACTTTGGTCCAGGCCGCGAATTCTGTTTCCGGAATTTGCGACTCTCCTCCGCAGCGGAGACAAACTATACCTGGAAATTCCTCATGCTCAGGATCTACCGGCTCCGCGAAAAAGAGGTGGCTAAGACAAGCTATTTCTGAAGAATGCGATTCTCCTAACAGCAGGCCAGAGAGTCCACCCAACGAAATAGTTGCAGCACCACCCAAAAAAAGAAGGATTGCCAGGGAAAGCTTGTCATCTGACAATTATACACCACCTACCACACCAACTCTGCTGACATCTGAACAACCCACACTTTCTCAGCCAACATGTCATAATGAG gatGAGTTCGTGGATATGCCTCAATCCCCCATTAACGAGAGTTCCACACCCAATTTAGAATATGGACAAGACAATGTGAAGGATGAAGTTGATTCAGAATCTGAAACAGTAGATGTGAacgagatgaaagaaaaaatcgagttCTCAACTTCTAAATTTGACAATCCTCAATCAGCACTTTGCATCAAAGATGAGGAAGATGACGAACCAATGCCAATGGTTAAAAGCGAATCGATACTTCCAGTAAAAGCGCTAAGTAACGAGTTCGTAAAAGACGAAAAACCTTTGAAGAATTCACAGTCCCCTTGTAAGTCTGAACCAGCTGTtatcaaaaatgaaatttctgaagCTCAACTAATGTCTGTCAATAAAACTGAACCAACTAAGGTAAAAGACGAGCAAACGGAACATCAGGGAGAGTCTCAAAACATCAAAAGAGAACCAATTTCGTTAAAGAAGGAACCGCAAGTGGTGCTAATTGAAAAAGGCACTGTGGAAATTATCGATCAAAATGAACCAGATACAGAAATGGAAGACCTAAGTTCACCGATTGCTGCAATGGAGTCAGACGCAGTACTAAAACAACGGGCAGCTGAAATGCGGCTTGAATTTAGTGGCAGTATTGCAGAAATAGTGAATATTGccagtgaaaatgaaaaatccgaCGATGACAGGAAGTTCGAGAACAATAGATCCGATGAAGTGAAATCAGACGACAACATGTCTATAGACGAGTTCGATGTCGAGGcgcaaatgatgaaaattactGGGGATGATGGAAATGATTACAAAGAGAAAGTCGACACAAGTTCGGAGAAAGACAAGAGCATGGACGGCATCGAAGGGCTAATGGAAAGTTCGAAAGAGGATTCCGAATCTGAAGATAGAGACATGGATGATCTTAAGGAGGAGAGTATTTCGTTTAAAGAATTTCATATAAACTCTGAGATGCGGGCATTtaaagagtttgaaaaaaaaaccgagaagAGAGACTTCATTGATTTCGAAATCAAACAAACTACAAATCGTGACAATTTCGAACCTCCGAAGGTAGACAACTTAATTGAGTCGGTAACTTCGTCGGAAGAATCTATACTCGAGTCAACGTCGTCGAACATTGATGTGGAATCAATCGCAGATGCTCCGCAGATTCAATTTCCCATTCCACCACTTAGTGAAAGAATACGTAAAAAACCTGAACAAACACAACCCGCCAAGTTGCAGCTTGATTTTGAAGCATCGATCATAGAATCTACTATCGAGATTGAAGCAGGTAATGCTTCGATAGAAGATGAACAAAAATCCATGCTCTCTTCGGCCCTCAGAGAATTATTAGAGGCGAAAATTGATGTTGATTCAGAACCAGTGAAAATGGAGATATCAAACGAAGAAATGAACGTTATTTCTAGTGAGGATCAGATGGACAGAATATCATGTACCAATCCTgttaaaaatgacgatgatatcgtgaaatctgaaaaacatccCGCACGAGTTGAAAACGTTTCTGCAAGGGTCGAGGAAAGTGTTTCAAACGAACCCAAACGTCTGAAAGATCCCAGAACTATTATGCCCACGGATATGCCAGCCCCACCTGCCTTGAAGCCGGAGATGCCTGCTCCAGTCAAGCGCAAG ttGTCAATATCAGAGTATCGAAAACGTAAGCAACAGTCTACTGGCACACCACCTGAGCCAGAACCAGAGCCATCAACTGACACATTGTCAGAACGGGGGGGTGCAAGGGGTAGATCAGACAGTGCTAGTAGTGGAACTTCTTCGCTAAGCTCTGACGAAGAAGGAAATTCAAAAGTTCCATTGGATCTACCAAGCTTAACAACTCTACCACTGTTCATCAACGTAGATAGCGATGAAAAGAAAG GTGGAGAAGAAGGAGTAATGGGCTGGTCTGCTGCCCCAACTTTGGTTGAACGCCAGCGAGAGAATCTTACCGAGAGACTAAAACGCGAGTTTGGACTGTTTCTCAGTGACGATGAGGAAGAAAGAGCCCGCAAACAAG GTTTGACTGCAGAGGCAATTCTGAAAGCCCGGAAATTGTCCCCTTCTGCTCATACTCCCATTCCTATTGCAGCGACTGTGTATCCATCTCCGCAATTACCTCCCCAACCTTATATACCTCCTCCTGGCTCGGCCCCGATCCATTTTCCTCAGTTTCAAGCTAAACCAGTGCCAGTGCAATACTCGAATTTCGCAGTGCCTCAAGCGGTGTCTCAGCCAATATATCCTAGCGCGGCAGCACAACCTTTGccaaacaaacaacaaacgcaacaatttttaatacctCAAGCACCGCCAGGTTCTAATCCTTACCCACCGCAGTTCGTACCATCATCGTCGGCTGTTCCAGCCCAGAGATTTCCAACTGCGccgccaccaccaccaccaccaccaccacctccgcTACCGCCGACtgctcaattttttccaccaccATCCCAGGCTCAGAAAACGTTCTTCAACCATCCGGCGCCAAGAACATAA